From Scatophagus argus isolate fScaArg1 chromosome 2, fScaArg1.pri, whole genome shotgun sequence:
CTTGAGGCTGAGGTCGGCGAAGGCGTCGCCCAGCTGCCTCTGCGTCTGCATCATCTGGGACAGCTGATTGGCCAGCGTCTGAGCCAGTTTGATTACATTCTGGtactttcttttgttgtcacGGAGGATTTCGATTTGAGCCTCGAGCTCCATGTCCACAGTCCTGGAGCCCCGACCCAACTTCTCTGACAGGATCTGCCTGGTACACTAAAGAGGACAGCAGGCTTGTTAACGCACGCTCACAATGATAGAGTTTAATGAGTCACTTTTCAAAATTGACTGATGggagtttctgctgttttcagtcaaaagagaaagaggataGAGACTGTAATACAGACAATCAGATGGACAGAACTGAGCCAAAATAATAAGTCTAAAGAGAAAATATCAATCTTTTGTGTGGGCCACTTTGGGGTATGGTTCACTTTTGTCCAACATCCTAATAACTTAGAGGAGATAAAGAGTTGGACAAATGCTGCGAGAAGAACCAGGGTACAGAGgaacattaaaataaatcaaggACAGAGAGGATTACTTTATATGTGTTGATGCTCCACTTTCTCACAAGGTCCAGTTTTTCCATGGCAGGATTCTTTAAGTCATCTGAAAGGACCACTGCTCCACTGTTGGCCTGTGCGTTCATCGCGCCTGGACAATTAAAAGTCATTCACTTAAGGAGTGATTAAGTTATTGCATTTGAAGCCTAGAGAGCTGTGTTGAAAATTAGGGAGGTGCAACACAAATGTTATAATTATCAAATGTTGAAATGGGATTGCCACGTTAACAGTGAAACTTCAACACAGACCATATTAtaacacattttgtcacaacttaccactttaaaaataaaaaaaaaaagatgaaaagtgaTGATTGTGGTTTGAGCATAGAAGGGAAATGCTGAAAGATATTGAGCCCCGAAACTGATGAAATGTAGTTAAAGGTTATCATATAAGTCAAACATACAGCTTAACGCACCAATAAGCAATCATGTTAAACAATCAAAATTAagcataaaaagaaagaaagcaccTTTAGCCAACAAATGAACGCTAATGAAGTTAGCTAACGAACATGTCACCTTCTGCACATGTCTCTTAGATTCACTCTTTGTCAAGGACTGCAATGGAAGTAAGTAATGAACCAAACTGTATCAACTTTTTGAAGATATGTGTGATTTAATGTCTCTTTTCTTATAATGTCAAACAAACATCTGAGGTGTCTTAACGATACAATATATGAGAACCGGCCACTTTGCTGTTTGCATAGATCCGACAGCTGAAACTATGTGGGGTCACACCACCCGACCACTGGTTAACATGCTAACTTGAACTGATATCTCTGCAACACATAACACAGACATCTTTGACATAATGTTAAAACTGTTATTCCTTCAAGTTGTCTCGATACATTCagttaatgttttaaactaaattcTTATGTGTACACATTAGATATTGCACAAACGCTAACAAAGTTAGCTTGCTATAATGTTACTGCTTGTTTACCTGTTAaattggtttaatttttttagGAGTATATATGACACTACAACACTAGCATGATTAAAATCATGATCACTGACTGCTGTAATTGTATGAGAACTTCAGCAAGGTTGCTAACATTAGTTGAAAAGGTGTgtttagctaatgttagctaatgtATTTAGCTAGCTCAATATGCTTACCTACTCATGatttaagttaagtttaaatttattttatcaattGATTGGTTgataaggaaaaagaaaataaacagcttttaacttttttttcttccaccaaCTGAATGAAGGTTACAGATATAGTATAAAATGCTCTTCTGTTTTactccattttatttatttaactaaGAAAACCGACCTATTGATGTATTTAGCTATATTTGGACTTGAATGACAAGCTTTTACCACATCTCAGCTTCGCATTTCCATAGAAACAGACTATGGGGTGTCAACTTTTGCAAGGACAAAGGTTGCAAGCAGGAAAACCCattgaaattaaatgtgaaatttcaaattttcttttcaagCTCAGCAAAAGCTACATCAGATCTAGACATCCAGAGATCTAGATCTTGGGAAAATGACTCCAAGGAGTATTTAAACACTTATTATTAGCCACTGCAAAGCAGGAAACTACTTCAGTTAGCCCAGGCTTATTGAAAGGTTAAGATTGGAGAGCCAATAAacaagaaaggagaagaaaggtTGGATTCTGAATAGAGCACAGCCTGTGGGAACAAGGAGCAGGTAAGAAACTGATGAAAACCAAGAAGGCTACAATAGACGCTTTCGGTTAATTTAGTGTGAAAAATGGTGTCGATTCAGCATCATCTGATTCATGCTCCCTGCTGGTACCTTTCTCAGCCTGACTATCGCTGGAAGAGCGTGCCAGGCGGCTAGCAACAGCTGAGCTGGGAGCTACTGGTGCCACGGGAGACGTGGGCAGGCTTGCTGACCCTGGGAGATATTCAAAGTTATGATTCATTAGTATGTCACCATCCCGCCAGCACAAGTGTAAGGGGGAATTTCTCATTGATGTTGATgtcctgttctgttcttttgtttaaGTTGTCCGTGTTGAAGGATGAATGTGTTACTGAATAAAAGCCTACCTCAACCAGTGTAAATAATATGGAAAATAGCCATGGCAACATTGTGGTAAATGGGCTAGAACAGCTCACTCCTCTATGGGgagatttttatttgcatttgtaaCAAGGGCATGATAATGAAAAGGACAGGAGGGTCACAACCTGGAGATCACAGGAAACtcattaaattcaaatgaatgtccaccttttcaaattcaaatgtctATCTTTCAAATTTTATCGAGATTATAAACCAAAAGTGGAGTACTGTCCAGAGTACGTGGACGGAAAGACTGTttgtaaacaataaatgttGTAAAGCAATAAATTTGTCACAAGCTGATAGGGCCTGATGAGTTTTTGAGGATCTGCTTTGTCACAAAACTCTAATGAGTCTAATGAGTGGGAAAACATCACATTCACAAAACATACAGAGCAATAGTAAGAATAGGCAGTGCAACATTTTACCTTTGTATGGTCCTGATTCAATGATGCCCTCTGTTGTTGACGCAAAGTTGCTAGGAGTGACACAGGACTCTGAAAGGTTTAGGGCCCCAGGACCACTGGGGTAAGActcctgtgaaaaaaaattcaaataaggATTGTATTAACATCTTTACTGGTTCCCAGCTAACAAGCAGAAATGGCAGGGGACTTTCTACACTCTCTGACTACACCTAACCTCTGTAAAAGTAATACACTCatggaaaagtaaaaatacaaaaacataaaatagaaTTAGATCAGCTTCACAATAAATTCCATAATTTCATTGTGAACAACATGTTTTGTTACAACTAACATTAACATGCTTCCCATACACTGGCTTTCGGCTAACTTCTTCTCACTATCAGCAGCACTTGGTGATGCATTccccttaaaaaaataaagataattttGACCTGAAAATTTAGATGAGCATGCAACAGTGGAGGGAAAGGACAGTTATACAGATCAGGAGAAGACTGGGACAGATATGGGGAAAATGAACTAGTTTTTGACAATTTAACTGTTTGAAGCTGCATGCATGCTGTAGCTGTGGTGTCTTCCTGCCACTCTGTCAGGAGTTTTTACTGTTTCATGCAAAGCCAATTTAATGAAATGTATTACGCTTGATGTATCAACCAAAGAGGTAGACACTGTAACAAGGGATGgagatgctgttgttgttgttgttgttgtgaaagACACCATCTTTCAACTGAAAGACTTTGAAGACCAATTCAAGATTTTGCTTGGGATGCCAGTAGACTCACAATGTCTAAGACAGCTATATAATTGAGAGATGTTGTTCTTAAAATAGTCTCTGAACACACCCTTACCCTCTGGAAAACTGTCTCAGGGCTCTGATCCAGGTCTCCGTTGTTGGTGACTGGGATCTCAGCGGCTGAGCTTCTATGGAACTCCTCAGCCATTCTGCTTTCCTGTAATGAGGAGGGTAAAATGAAGCAGATTGTTCTTTAAGAGGTTCCCCCCAAGAAAAAATccgaagagagagaaagagagagagagagagatgtccaTTAAGGAAAGAGGACTCAGGATCCACTAGTGGGACATGATAGTGGGATGCCATCTTGTGGACACAGCCACAGTGGAAGTTAGTGGCCTGGGCCAGGTTTCAATACTTACGATAACAGTTGTGGTCTGTGGAATCATATTGTGACGGCAGGACAGTGTGATATCAGGGTGAACAACACTGATATTTACATTCCTGATAATAATTTGAACttttaacataacatttaaCATATAAAACTATGTTGATTAGTTTATATTAGAGTTTCTAAAACATTGTAACACCTTGTatagataaaacaaaaagatcaTCAAAGATGGCACTGAATTAACCCAAATTGTTCCACCCCAGCAAATGTTTGCAATAATTACACCTATGTTCAGGTCAATCCACCATCTTTCATTAGGTTCTTTAATTCATTCCCACGACGGGATGAAGAGCTTAGTGAGCCTTAAGTCAGTTACGCTGCATCATTACAGCATTTACAAGGATACCAGTAAAGACTTGTGCATAAAGTTTCAACACTCCACTATTTCAATAACATGGCAGGATGAAATATGTAGCCAAG
This genomic window contains:
- the arfip1 gene encoding arfaptin-1 isoform X4 encodes the protein MAEEFHRSSAAEIPVTNNGDLDQSPETVFQRESYPSGPGALNLSESCVTPSNFASTTEGIIESGPYKGSASLPTSPVAPVAPSSAVASRLARSSSDSQAEKGAMNAQANSGAVVLSDDLKNPAMEKLDLVRKWSINTYKCTRQILSEKLGRGSRTVDMELEAQIEILRDNKRKYQNVIKLAQTLANQLSQMMQTQRQLGDAFADLSLKSPELHEEFGYNADTQKLLAKNGETLLGAINFFISSVDTLVDKTIEDTMLNIKQYENARVEYDAYRTDLEELNLGPRDASTMPKIELSQQQFQVHREKYERMRNDVSIKLKFLEENKVKVLHNQLILFHNAIAAYYAGNQQQLEQTLKQFHIKLKMPGGNSPSWLEEH